TGGCAGCGGGAACTTTCAAAGCAGAAAGAATATTTTCCCCCGCCCAACATGTCCACAGGCGCAATACGGCAGGACCAGGGCCGCTCCGGGTAAACCCTGCATCCCTTTGGTGTGATGAAGGGACATTTTAGGTTATTCTCCTCGGACATCTTGATTTGCACAACGGCAAAGCCGAGGTGATGCACAGGTACTTTAAGGGTATATTTCTCCAGAAATTCTCCTGAAGAAATGCCCAGGAAATTCTTCATCCGCAGGACATCGTAAGGAGTGATGTAAATATTGATGTCCCTGCAACACTTTTTAAAACAATCCAACCCATCATGGCAATGAAAATTAAACTCACTGTCCTCATCTAGGACTAAATTTCGGTGATCCATAAATTTGCCCCCTTTAGAAATCCCTTATTATTATAAATCATCTTCTGGGGATATGGTAGTTAAATAACCATTGCTGAATGAGCTATCATGATTGTGGGTATTCCCAATGGGCGCTTCTTCATTGTTGGATCAGCTGCGATGCAGACCCAGTTAAATAATTCCGACCTGGGATGATATCGAAACGATCCGTTCACTTTCTGCCTGTCTCAGAGAGGCCAGAGTCTAGCCGTGAGCTGGAAATGATCTAGATGATTGGTGGATAATTGAGATTCGTATCCGCGTGCCGGATCACGAGATACTAGCACATCCAATTCCAGCTGTGGCATGCCCGTGACAGCAGCTCGCGCTTTCTCAGGTGTCCCCGCAGGTACGATGACGGTTCTCCAAAACGCACTGTTTCTTGGCCTATGCCAGAATACCTGCCTGTCAGTGTGGCACCTCCCTTTCCGCTCACAGTCCCAAACACTTCA
This window of the Desulfosporosinus sp. Sb-LF genome carries:
- a CDS encoding YkgJ family cysteine cluster protein, translating into MDHRNLVLDEDSEFNFHCHDGLDCFKKCCRDINIYITPYDVLRMKNFLGISSGEFLEKYTLKVPVHHLGFAVVQIKMSEENNLKCPFITPKGCRVYPERPWSCRIAPVDMLGGGKYSFCFESSRCHGLNETKAQTIKEWVRDQGLEIYEEMEQGFNEIPEHLKLTGNLETDEKIIKLIKLSFMACYDLDKFRNYLMNNPSLYEEMNLNEEILDRIRHDDVQLMKFAFKLLSPGTDLL